The Bacillus sp. FJAT-27916 genomic interval CGACTGAAAATGTCGGGAAATCTTAAAAAAATTGTCTAATTCAGTTATAATGATAAGTGGTTTACGTTTCAATTCTTTGCTTAAGGCAAAGGATTACATATAACAATGAATAAAGGAGTATGAATGTTGATGGAAAAAGTATTAATCTTTGGACATAAAAATCCTGATACAGATACAATCTGTTCCGCTATCGCTTATGCGGAATTAAAGAAAGCTTTAGGAATGAACGCTGAGCCGGTAAGACTTGGCGCTGTGAACGGGGAAACTCAATTTGCCCTTGACACATTTAAGATTGAAGCTCCTCGTTTAGTCGAGAAGGTTGCTGCTGAAGCTAGCGAGGTAATCCTTGTTGACCATAACGAACGCCAGCAAAGTGCGGATGATATCGAACAGGTACGTGTGCTTGAAGTTATCGACCACCACCGTATCGCTAACTTTGAAACGGCTGATCCACTTTACTATCGTGCTGAGCCGGTTGGCTGTACAGCGACAATCCTGAATAAGCTTTACAAAGAGAACGGGGTAGAAATCAAGAAAGAAATCGCGGGTCTTATGTTATCTGCCATTATCTCTGATTCCTTATTGTTCAAATCTCCAACATGCACAGAGCAAGATGTACAAGCAGCCAAGGAATTGGCTGAGATTGCCGGCGTGGATGCAGAAGCGTATGGACTAGACATGCTTAAAGCTGGTGCAGACTTAAGCAAGAAAACAATTGAAGAATTGATCTCCCTAGATGCAAAAGAATTCAGCATGGGCACTTCTAAAGTTGAAATCGCGCAAGTAAACGCAGTTGACACAGATGAAGTAATGACAAAGCAGGCTGAACTTGAAGCTGCCATGCAAGCCGTTATCGATGAAAAAGGCTTGGATTTATTCTTGCTTGTCGTTACAAACATCTTAACGAATGATTCTGCAGCCCTTGCTGTAGGCAGCAAATCTGCAGCTGTTGAACAAGCCTTTGGTGTTACATTAACGAATAAAACAGCTATATTAAAAGGTGTCGTTTCCCGTAAGAAACAAGTTGTACCTGCACTAACTGAAGCTTTATCCTAATAACTATTGCTTTACAATAATATTTATGTTATAGTTATCTTCGCGATGAGCTGAATTGTGTAAGACGAGCACATGCCTTAAATGGCGAGCACAATGTGGAGTGCTGTGACCTCGCCTCAATTTTCGAAAGAAGACACTTGCTATAGGCAGGTGTCTTTTCTTATATAATGAATAAAAAATGACTTTCATCCCACCCTACATAATATGGAACCTAAAAGAACCGATGATACATATGATAAGCAAGAATGAAGGAGGCGAACCGGATGTCGAAAAAAACAGTGGATGATTACCTTCAAGAAGGAATCCATGGGGCAAAGGAAATAAAGCCTGAGGAGCGTAAGGAATTTCTAGGATCCCTACGTGAGCGGGTTGTCGTCGCCTTAGGGCAGAAAATAGTCTTCGAAAACAAGATTCCGCCGGCATTTGAGGAAATACTGAGAAGTCATACAGAGGCCGTGCTTTATTTGAATGGTCATATTAGTTACACATACTTATCGAAATACGTCAAACTGGCTGAATCAGCTAAGGTACAATTCAAAATTGTCATGAACAAGGATTATAACTCACCACACGGCGCTGTGCTCGCTTATGGTCATGCCATCAACAAGGAAGACATCAGTCTCCCTGAGGAGAAAAAGCCAGATACTCAGAAAGAGAAAGAAGAATCTGTTGGAGGTTTTTCATTCTTTAAGAATTTGTTTAAGAAGGACTAGATGTGAGCGGGACCCCCAGTTTTTGCTGGAGGTCTTTTTTCATTTTTTATCAAAGACCTGAGAGTATCGTTTCCTTGAATTCTTTATTGTTTTTGCAAATATTCAGCCTGAAAAACGTTGGTTTTTTCGAAATTAACTCTTTCTGTAGATAATCCCTTTATTCTTTTTTACGTATATAATCCTTGATATTGACTTTAAGGGCGATTAAACAGAGTTTATGGGCGAAACTCAATGCTTTAAGGGCGAAAAAGTAGAGCTATGGGCGAGAAAGTGAGAGTAAGGGCGCTTGTGGAGGGCTATGGGCGAAAAAACAGGCGAAAGGGCAAATAGCAGCCGCTCTATGAGAAACAATCTCTTATATGCAAACTTGCACTTGTTTGTTAGCCCCTATGTAAAAAAGCTAACCAGTCAGCTCCTAAATAACAAGCCTGACTGGTCAGCATTTTTTTGATGCCGATATTCAAAGGTGGCGTTTGGCACCTTCAGCATGTGTCCATTAATGATGATCGTCTCATTATCTACCCATTCATTCTCAGCGCTTTTAGTTCAATTGTTGCGGTTTGATCATCCTTCTTGTGGGTGATTAACCCACCCCGTATCGCATAGGAGGATGTGGCCCCGCCATTTACTAAATAAGCTCTGACGGTATTGGTCCCGATAGGAGATAACAGGTATCATCACTACATTCATCACAAGATGTCATCGATCAAACACTTGCTTTTCCTTTCTCCCGTTTCAATATTATAAGCAAATAGACCCCAATGATGCTGTAGGTTGCGGTCATACTGATGACGATTTGAGTTATTTCATCTAATGATGTTTGGGACAGGGCAAGCTCCGGCAGATATAAGGCAAGAAGGGTGACTGGAAGAATAAAGGTCTTTGCCCAGACTGAGAAGAAGATAATAAACCCGAGGAATAGCAGGCCAATCAGGATACTCCCAATAGTTCCGAAGTGAATGACAGGAGATGGATAAAGTAAATCAATGAGTAAAACCCCGCCGATGAATAAGAAATTTAACGTACATGGAAATAAAATCACCAAAAATTCCTTCCACTTTGATAGCTGGCGGCTGGCCGTATAGCGGAAGGCTGCCATCACACCTGCAAAGAAAAGCAGAATGCAAATCATGGTGCCGATGATTGTCAGAAGTCCATAGCTTAATGGGCCATTTATCAGGTCTTTAAATACGAGGTAGGACATTCCTCCGATAATAACCAATGGTATGAATTTCATCCAATCCTTATAATCCGTTTTCATTTCCGCCGAAAGGCTCTGCATATACTCCTTAGGTGATGAACCAATAATTTGTTCAATGGATTTGCCGTTTGATTCGGCTTCATATAAATGATCAGCTAGGTCACGGATGATGTCATCAATCTCTTCATTCTTTTTTCCGCTTGAAAACAGATAGATTTTTAAATCCTCGAGAAATTTAGTGCTTTTCATGGAGAGCTTTTCTTCCATATTGATTACCTATCCTTTCTGATAATAGCATTCACGCTTTTTTCCAGCTGTGCCCATCTTGATAGAAACTCCTCTAACGCTATTTCACCCACGCTCGTTAAGGAATAATATTTCCGCTTCGGTCCAGCAATTGACTCCTTGCGTACCGAAGTGATCAATCCTTCCCTTTGCATTCTCAGCAAGAGGGGGTAAATGGTTCCTTCACTAATGCTGTCAAAGCCGTAGCGGCTTAATTGCTCTGCAATCTCATAACCATAGCATTCCTTCTCCTTTATCATGGCAAGGAGGCAGCCATCCAATATCCCTTTCATCATTTGCGTCTGGGACATTTGTTATCACTCCGATTCTAATCCTTTTAAACAGGTAGCAGGATTATTTATTTTGTATTACAAGGTATAAGATAAGTATAGGATTGTATATCTTGTAAAGCAAGGTATTTATTTACTTGTTTTTAACGATTGAACTGCCCAATTTTGCCTTGTTCCCAGAACATATATTTGTATGGTATAGTAATCGAATTGAGAACAAAATTGATGCGGATAAGAGGATAGGACTAGTGATTACTTCAACTTCTATTTCAACGAAAGAATATATTACCCAATGGCAGGAAGCCCTGTCACAGGAGATAGGCCATTTAAAAAAATATGGCAGCCATAAGTATGTACTTATGAATGGGAATCAGATTCAATCAGGCGACACATATACGTATTATTTTGAGACGATGTCACCACTGAAGATTCCCATTGGCACAGTTGCCCGGCTCGAGCGGGATGGGAGCAAATACGATGCTCGTGTGCTGTCGGCTGAGGGAAATACTCTATTAGTTTCTTTGGATCAATCCATTGGGGATCTAATTGATGAGGCCTTTATTTCCCATGATCCATGGGAGCTTTTAGAGCAATTGATTGAACGGTTAGATGATATTAAGAAGAGTAAACGGAAGCGCAGCCGAGTCAAGAGGCTGATGAATCCCGATTTTCCGGATAAAAGGACGCGCACTGATAGCAAAACGGCTGTGCAGGAGCTGTTTCAGCGTTCGAAATACAATCCGGTAACCTTTGTCTGGGGACCGCCGGGAACAGGGAAGACATATACGCTGGCAAGAACAGCTGCAAATAAATATTTTAAGGATAAGAGAGTATTGGTGCTTTCGCACAGTAACCAGGCAGTAGATGTACTGCTTGGGGAGATGGCTGCCTTCATTAAGAAGGCGGATAAGTTTCGTACTGGCGATCTATTGCGCTACGGAAACCAGGCAGGTGACGGGTTATTGATGCATGGAGACATTCTGCCGTCACAATTGCTTGCTGACCAGGATGCAGGTTTGCTGTCTGATAAAGATCGGATTACCGAGGAGAAGCGTCTCTTGAAGAAGGATCTCTCCCAATCGTTCAGTGTCAGGGACTCACAGCAGCTGTTAGAGCTTGAACAGAAGCTTGGGCGTATTCTTGACAGAATTCGTAAGCAGGAGATGAAGCTCGTCAAGGAGGCTTCCATTATCGGAACAACGCTTGCAAAGGCGGCCAATGATCCTGTCATATTTGAGCAGGAATATGACCTTGTCATTGTAGATGAAGCGAGCATGGCGTTTATCCCGCAGATTGCCTTTGCCGTAAGTATGGCCAAAAGAGCGATTGTTTGCGGAGATTTCAAACAGCTGCCGCCGATTGCGGCATCAAGGGGGCAGCTTGTTGATACATGGCTGCGGGAAGATATATTCCACCGTGCTGGTGTCGCTGATATTGCGAGCGGCGGCGTATTGCATCCACATCTATTCCTCTTGAAGGAACAAAGAAGGATGCATCCGGATATATCTGCTTTTACGAATCAATATTTATATAATTCCCTTGTCGGAGATCATCCAAGCGTGCAGAAGAGCCGGGAAGAGATTGTGGCCCGGGCGCCGTTCGAACAAGCGGCTTCCATTCTGTTAGATGCGAGCTTTACTGGTGAGCATTGTTTTACCGGGGGCACCTCAGGATCAAGAATGAATGTCATGCATGCCCTGCTTTCTCTGCAGCTGCTTCATGAAGCCTACCAGGGCGGAAGCAAATCAATCGGGTATGTGACACCATACAGGGCTCAAGCCATCTTGATGGAGAAGCTTCTTCAAGACTTTTATCCGGAGCAGTATGGGGCAGGTGCGTTTATGGCCGCAACTGTGCATCGTTTCCAGGGGAGCGAGAGGGAACTGATGATCTTTGATACGGTCGACTCGTATCCAGAGAGAAGAGCTGGTATGCTCTTAACGGGTAAAGAGAGTGAGCGTCTATTGAATGTGGCAATCACAAGGACGAAAGGCAAGCTTATTCATGTCAGTGATGTGGATTTCTTGAAGAACACGATTCCGAGGTATAAAACCTTGCATCAATTCATTGATTTCCAGCTTCAGCACAATAAGACGGTCGGGATGGACCAAATTGGAAAATGGATCAAGCATCCTCATCCAAAGCTTAAATGGATGTATGCCCGCAAACTAGATGATGTGCTGAATGATGTAAAAGAGGCTCAGAGTCAAATTATTCTATCGCTTCCTAATCGCTGTATATTATCGAAGGAGCTTGCACAAGCACTGACCACAAGACCAGCTCGTGCGAAATTAGCTCTCTATTCAAAAGAGGAGCATCCTTATTTAGACCCGGATCTTCATATACAGGAGGGACCTCCATTCAGCATGATCTGTATTGATCGCCGTTTCTTATGGCTGGGCATCCCGATTGAAGCGAATAGAAATGTTGATCCGCCTTATGTAGCGGTCAGACTCGACTCGGAGGAAACCATCAACTATATCCTGCAACAATTACCACGTGGTTAGGAAAAATATGTCCTTTGCTATTTTCTTTAGATAGTTATATAATCTTATATACAAGATATAGTTTGTGAATAAAAACACAAATACAAGATATTGATTAAAGTGCAGTTAAGGCGCCATTTATGGCTTAATAGGGAATTCGGTTAAAATCCGGAACTGTACCCGCAACTGTGAATGCTGATGAAATAAGTAATCCACTGTGAAGAGACTTCATGGGAAGGGCTTAGAGTAAAGGGAAGCATGAGTCAGGAGACCTGCCTTATCGAGCAATCGTTTTGCCTTTATCGGGAGCAATGAAGGTGGATAGTAGCAGCAAATGAAGAGTATATTCATTTTTATGCAAATCCAATCCCATTGCCTGAAGATAGAGGTGATGGGATTTTTTATTTGGGAGGCGTATTGATATGAGTAAGGTGTGTATAGAAAAAACGTTGGCGGAAACTCAGTCTGTTGAGGAATTATTGAGCTCATTTTATGAAATTGTTCATTTGACGAATCCTGAATTAGTCAATGAGAATGCAAATATGAATGCGTCTACTCCAATGGGGCAGATGGGGAAATTCGCCAGTGAGTCTGCACGCTTTTTTGCGAGAGAAAACCTATTATCTGAGGAAGTAAAAAAGGCAATTGAAGCTAATTTGCTTTATCCGCATGATTTGGATTTTATGCCGACCGGGACAACAACCTGCTGTCAAATTCCTCTTGGACAAATGCTTACGAAGGGATTTGACACCGGTCATGGAAGCATGCGTCCGCCTAAGGATATATCAAGTGCAATGGCGCTAGCCTCTATCATATTGCAAGCAAACCAAAATATGCAGCATGGCGGTCAGTCATTCCCGATGTTTGATGCTGATCTTGCTCCATTTGTCCGTAAAACCTATGAGAAGCATGTAAAGCGCTTAGAAGCCTATCCAAGTGATTGGAGCAAAGAAACGATAGAGCAAATCGCTTGGGAGGAAACGGAGAATACCGTATATCAAGCTTGTGAAGCCTTCGTACATAATTGCAATTCCATGCATTCACGCGGGGGCGGACAGGTGCCGTTTGTGTCTGTGAACTATGGAACAGATACAACGAAAGAAGGGCGGATGCTTATTAAAAATCTTTTGCTGGCAACAAAAGCCGGGCTTGGCAATGGGGAAACACCAATCTTCCCAATTCAAATCTTTAAAGTGAAGGAAGGGGTTAACTTCAATGAGAATGACCCTAACTATGACCTTTACTTATTGGCCCTGGAAACGACTGCTGAACGTTTATTCCCGAATTTCAGCTTCATTGACAGCCCGTTTAATAAGCAATATTATGATGGCACACATGAATCAGAGGTAGCCTATATGGGATGCCGTACAAGGGTGATGGGCAATAGACATGGTGTTGAGAACAGTATTGGGCGTGGCAATCTTTCCTTCACATCCATTAACTTAGTTAAGCTGGCGCTCCTGTCCAATACGCTAGAGGATTTCTATCGTCGACTAGATGACATGTGCGATCTTGCCATAGTTCAGCTTTATGAGCGTTATCTATACCAAGCTGCGAAACAAGTGCGTCACTTCCCATTCCTGTATACACAAGGAGTTTGGAAAGGAGCAGAAGAATTAAACGAGGATGATCAGCTTAAGGAAATCCTGAAACAAGGTTCACTCGCGTTCGGATTCATCGGGCTTGCAGAATGTGTGAAAGCCTTGACTGGTTTCCATCATGGTGAAAGTGAAGAATCCTACGAGCTTGCCCTTGATATTATCCGCTTCATGAGGGAGAAGGCGGATAAGGCAGCAGAGACCTATGATTTGAATTATTCCTTAATTGCAACGCCAGCAGAGGGACTTAGCGGAAAATTCGTGAAGAAAGACCGTCTTGAATTCGGCAGTATAAAAGATATTACAGACCGTGAATATTACACAAATTCATTCCATATTCCAGTCCATTTTCCAATCAAGTCACTCGATAAGATCCGTAAGGAAGCGCCATTCCATGCTTACTGTAATGGCGGACATATCACCTATGTGGAAATTGACGGGGACCCTAAGAATAATTTGAAGGCACTCGACCAAATTATTCGTGCGATGGCTCATTACAAAATCGGTTATGGTTCTATTAACCATCCAGTTGACCGTTGCTTAAAATGCAATTATAAAGGGTATATTCAGGATACTTGCCCTCATTGCGGCAATGAGAACGAAGAGGATATTGAACGGATTAGAAGAATCACCGGTTACTTGGTAGGGGATATGAGTAAATGGAACCCGGCTAAACGTGCAGAAGAAAGAAACAGAGTGAAGCACGGATGATGAAGGTGATGAATATCATCCATGACAGCATTGTGGATGGGGAAGGCTTGAGAACAGTTGTGTTTTTTGCGGGCTGCCTTCATTTCTGTAAGGGATGTCATAATCCCTCAAGCTGGAATCGGGAGAATGGTCGAGACATGACCATTGATGATATCTATGAGGAGGTTATGTCCAATCCTCTGACAGATGTTACATTCTCAGGGGGAGAGCCTTTTATGCAGGCCGATGAACTTCAATATCTGGTCATGAGGCTGAAGGAGTCGGGCAAGAACATTTGGATATACAGCGGCTATACACATGACGAACTCCTCACCCATCCCAATCCTGCCTGCCAGAATGTCCTTAAATATTGTGACGTATTGGTTGACGGCAGGTTTGAACTGGAGAAAAGGGATCCGAAGCTGCTGTTTAGAGGAAGCTCTAATCAGCGAATCATTCATTTGCAGTCTGTCTGATGAAGCGAAAAAGACACCCGTTTTGGGTGTCTTTTTCGTTTTGAAAGCATCCTTTACCAGCGGTGAGCCTTTGCGTTACTTCTCAAAATGATATTGGTCTGAGACATCATCGTATGTCCGTTGACCTGTGACTTTGAGCGCTTCCTTCTTGTCCAGTTATGGTGAAAAAGGGAAGAGTGCGAATCTAATTCGTTTCTGTAACTCAAGTCTAATCACCTCGTCAGTTGGATACGTTCTTGGCTCACACCCCGTATGAGGGAGCAGCCTTTTTTAGTATGTCTCTATATGTCATTGTTCATGCATGGGAATCATACAAAGGTACTGTTTTGGGAAAAAGAGGGATTTTTATGGTGAGAATAGGGAATAAAGTGCTTTAATTAATAGAGAGATTGCCTTATGATAAAACGAAGGAAAAATGTTACAATTATTTTATTGTTGTTACAAAGATATTATTTTGAACAGAAATTTTATTTATAACGAATTATTGGCATGATTCTTTCAAGGAGGCTGCAATTAAGTTGTTTAAAGAGATTTCCATTTCCCGTACTTCATGTATAGGAAACTCCCCGATATATCAATCAACCATTCAATCAGACGGCAGAGTATTTTGGAACGGTGAGAAGAATGTATCTTTTTTAGGAGAACATAAATTTACGATCAGCAGCCCGCGCTTGAAGAAATTAGAGGATTTATTACTATCATTTGATTATAAGAATTTTACTTATCACTCATCGAGGGAAATTATCCCTGATAGTCCTACATGTGTTACACGTGTTGTCTTTAAGCACGGGGAGACAAAAACGGTTGTTCATGATTTGGGTGATGTGGATGGTATGATAGAAAATAAAAAGCATACCTTAAAAAAGCTTGAACGCTTTGAGCGGGATCTTGAGAGAATTGCTGGATTAAAGACCCTAATCAAGCAGCCATTATATTTGTATCATTTCAAGAACAAGCACATGGAGAATGTGGAATATGTATTATCCTCTCCAAGCCAGGAAGAAGCCTTCAAGCTGATTGACGCTACTTATGTTCAATGCAAAAATTGGGAAATAGAAAAACTCGGACGTGATTCTACCCATCATTTGCACCCATATATCGTTATGCAAAAAGATGATTAAGCATACTAATTTTGAAAGAAGGATGAATTTCCAAAAGAGAAATTCATCCTTTTTTATAAAAAAGACCTTTTTCATGTCTTTAGGGCTTGCGGAGCAGGGAATTCAGGAGTACAATTATTTTTATTAACTATTCTGACAATTTGAAGGAGACATCATATGGATACGCAAATCTCAATCATTCATGCAAGAACAAAAAAACAAAAACCTAATCCAGAGGCACTAGGGTTCGGCAGAATCTTCACGGATCACATGTTTATTATGGATTATGATGAAGAACTAGGTGGCTGGCATGATCCGCGCATCATCCCATATCAACCCATCACGCTTGATCCTTCCTGCATGACCTTTCATTATGGCCAAACTGTCTTTGAAGGGTTGAAGGCATATCGGACAAAGAATGGACGAATTCTTTTGTTCAGACCGGAGAAGAATTTTGAGCGGATGAATAAATCAAATGATCGTCTGTGTATCCCATCTATTGATGAGTCCTTTATGCTTGAAGCGCTTCAGACATTGATTGAGGTTGACAGGGATTGGGTTCCAGATGCTGAAGGCACGTCCCTGTACATACGTCCTTTTATTATATCAACAGAGACTTATTTAGGGGTATCCCCATCAAAGCATTACCGCTTCATGATTATTCTTTCTCCGGTTGGTGCTTATTATAAGGACGGCATAAATCCAGTGCGAATCGGCGTTGAAAAGGAATATGTCCGCTCCGTTAAAGGCGGAACAGGTATGGCGAAGACAGGCGGCAACTATTCTGCCTCGTTGAAGGCGCAGGAAGTCGCTGAAGAGCTTGGCTGCTCTCAAGTTCTTTGGCTTGATGGGATTGAGAAGAAATACATTGAGGAAGTCGGCAGTATGAATGTATTCTTCAAGATCAATGGCGAGATAGTGACTCCTGAATTAAATGGCAGCATTCTTGACGGGGTGACGCGTAATTCTATTATCCAGCTTTTGAAGCATTGGGGCATGCCTGTCATAGAGAAAAAAGTTTCCATGGAAGAGCTGATTCAGGCCCATCATGACGGCTTGCTGGAGGAAGCCTTTGGAACAGGCACAGCTGCGGTCGTTTCTCCGATTGGCGAACTGTTATGGGAAGGCGAGCTGCTTGAGATTAACGGAGGCCGGATAGGAGAAGTTTCTCAAAAGCTGTATGATACTTTGACTGGCATTCAAACTGGTAAAGTTGAAGACCCATTCAACTGGGTGATTGAAATTGGGGCGGCTTCTAAGTCTCACGCAATCTAATAAGTACACTAGGGAAGAAAGCTTAGCTTTTCTTCCCTATCTTTTCGCCAATTCATTAAATAGTTTAATTATTAACATTATTGATTATTATATGATAAAATATATTTATCCTTTGGGAAAAATTTCATGAATGCGAGGGTCAATGGCTTGAATAATCAAGAGGTTATCCTGAATCAAATGGAAGAATGGCTTATACCGGTTATAAAAGGTTTGATATCTGAGCTGAATGAATTAAGGGAGCTGGGGATTACAGGCTCGCAATTTCACCTCCTAAGTAAGATTCAAAAGGAAAAAGTGACTAATGTGAAGAATTTAGCCGAAGAATTGGATGTGAAATCAAGTGCCATTACAGTGATGCTTGAGAGGCTTGTACAGAATGATCTTGTTTCGAGAGTTCAAGATGAGAAGGATCGCCGTTCAGTATTGGTGAGATTAACTGATGAAGGTGAGGAAGTCTTGAAAAAGGGCAAAATTCATTCGAAAGAGGTCCTGCTGAAATATGCCAGCTTGCTTGATGATGATGAACTAAGGGTTATTTACAGAGTGCTGAGAAAGTTAGCGGTTTATCAAACCGCTGAAAAGAAGTAGAAAGAAATCTATTTATATTATTTAGAAAAGAGGGAGAACCTTGTCCAAAAAACACAAAAGGGCTCCACTGTGGAGGCTGTTATTAAGATTCCTGTTCATAACATTCGGTGCCGTTCTTATGGCGGTATCGCTTGAATATTTCCTCGTTCCAAATAGCGTCGTTGATGGCGGGATAACCGGTATATCCATTATCCTCTCTGAATTGACGAAGGTTCAGCTTGGTATTTTCATCTTCGTGATTAACCTGCCGTTCTTATTTTTAGGGTATAAGCAAATCGGAAAAACATTTGCCTTTTCTACCGCATATGGAATCCTCGTGCTTTCTGTGAGTACGGCTCTTTTCCACCATGCGGAACCTTTTACAGATGAGAAAATCCTCGCTGTTCTATTTGGGGGCTTAATATTAGGTCTTGGCGTCGGGATTGTTATCCGTGCCGGGGGATCACTGGATGGAACTGAGATTGTTGCCATTCTTGTCTCAAAGAAATTGCGTCTGCCAGTCGGACAGATCATTATGTTTATTAACTTCTTTATCTTCCTAATTGCGGGATTTGTGTATGGCTGGGATTCTGCCATGTATTCTATGTTTACCTATTATATAGCCGCAAAGTTAATGGATATTGTTGTGGAGGGCTTGAACGAATCTCGTTCCGTTACCATTATCTCGAAGGAATTTGAAGAGATATCTCAGGCCATTCAGGATCGTCTTGGCAGGTCCACGACCTTTATTTATGCAAAAGGCGGATATTTGCATGAGGATACTCAAATGATTTACTGTGTACTGACAAGATTAGAGTTAACGAAACTGAAGGATATTGTTAATGATATTGATGAAAATGCCTTTATTGCTATTGAAAATGT includes:
- a CDS encoding branched-chain amino acid aminotransferase, producing the protein MDTQISIIHARTKKQKPNPEALGFGRIFTDHMFIMDYDEELGGWHDPRIIPYQPITLDPSCMTFHYGQTVFEGLKAYRTKNGRILLFRPEKNFERMNKSNDRLCIPSIDESFMLEALQTLIEVDRDWVPDAEGTSLYIRPFIISTETYLGVSPSKHYRFMIILSPVGAYYKDGINPVRIGVEKEYVRSVKGGTGMAKTGGNYSASLKAQEVAEELGCSQVLWLDGIEKKYIEEVGSMNVFFKINGEIVTPELNGSILDGVTRNSIIQLLKHWGMPVIEKKVSMEELIQAHHDGLLEEAFGTGTAAVVSPIGELLWEGELLEINGGRIGEVSQKLYDTLTGIQTGKVEDPFNWVIEIGAASKSHAI
- a CDS encoding MarR family winged helix-turn-helix transcriptional regulator; protein product: MNARVNGLNNQEVILNQMEEWLIPVIKGLISELNELRELGITGSQFHLLSKIQKEKVTNVKNLAEELDVKSSAITVMLERLVQNDLVSRVQDEKDRRSVLVRLTDEGEEVLKKGKIHSKEVLLKYASLLDDDELRVIYRVLRKLAVYQTAEKK
- a CDS encoding YitT family protein, which codes for MSKKHKRAPLWRLLLRFLFITFGAVLMAVSLEYFLVPNSVVDGGITGISIILSELTKVQLGIFIFVINLPFLFLGYKQIGKTFAFSTAYGILVLSVSTALFHHAEPFTDEKILAVLFGGLILGLGVGIVIRAGGSLDGTEIVAILVSKKLRLPVGQIIMFINFFIFLIAGFVYGWDSAMYSMFTYYIAAKLMDIVVEGLNESRSVTIISKEFEEISQAIQDRLGRSTTFIYAKGGYLHEDTQMIYCVLTRLELTKLKDIVNDIDENAFIAIENVTDVMGGNFEKKNIH